A stretch of DNA from Allomeiothermus silvanus DSM 9946:
TCCGTTCGGAGGGGGAGCGGGTCATCTTCGGCAAGAGCAACTTAGCCGAGGTGGGCTTCTCTACGGGAATGGACTGGGCCTGGCTCGAGCCCACCCTCGAGGCCGGCCTTGACCGCTTTCCCTGGCTGGCCAAAACCGCTCTGGATCGCAAAGCTTCGTGGTGGGGGTATTACGAGGTCACCCCCGACCATAACCCCATCCTGGGCCGGATGCCGGGGGTGGAGGGCTGGGTCAATGCGTGTGGCTTTAGTGGGCATGGGGTCCAGCAAGCTGCCGCCGTGGGCCGCCTGATGGCCGAGGAAATTGCCGAGGGCCGCGCCGCTACCCTCAATATAGATCCGCTTCGCTATGAGCGGTTCTCGAGTCGGGCTCGAGTCGCTGAGCGGAATATCGTTTAATCCTCACTGGAGGAGATCTTTGTTCACCGACCAAAGACCAAGGGACTCTCGGGTTAAGGGTGGAAGCGCCGTCCTGGCCGACTTCTTGCTCTAATCAAGGCTTGGCTTAATGATTAATAAATAGTTTGACTAAAGTGAATAAATTACGCTAGAATCATATTCGTATAAAGCCTCTGACCTATGCCCTGCCACAAGCCTGTCTTGCAAAAAGGCCGACCAGCGGCTACACTGCGGAGCGGTAGGTGAAATGATGGGCAGCATCCTCATGATTAGAGCGCGCTTCTAGGCGCTCACCCTGACCCGAACTCCGCAACTATCGGGACAAAGTATTGTCCTGTGAGAGCTGGTGGCCTTCGGGCCGCCGGTTCTGTTTGGATGGCTTGAGAAGCTTTTTTTGCTGGGGGAGCTATGACGCTGCAGACACCTGTAGAGACCAAGACTGCCATTGAAGTACGGGATCTGAAGAAAGTATTTCGTAAGCGCGAGGGAATGTTTCGCAGTGTAGTGAAGGAAGAATGGGCGCTCAAGGGGGTGAGCTTCCACGTTTACGAGGGGGAAACCTATGGCCTGTTGGGCCCGAATGGCTCGGGGAAGTCTACCCTCATTCGCATCCTCTCCACCTTGCTTACCGCCGATGGCGGTACGGTGCGAATGCTAGGGCACAAGCTACCCGAGGGCGAGCGCGAGCTGCGCCGGAAGATGGGCCGGGTGAGCGTGGACGCAGCCTTCTACAAGAAGCTCTCACCGCGCGAAAACCTGCTCTACGCCGCGCAGCTCTATGGCCTCGAGCCCAAAAAGGCCGAGAAACGGGCGATGGAGATCTTAGAACGCCTGGGGATCGAGTCTCGCCGCTTCACCGACCCCATCGAGGAGATGAGCCGGGGAATGCAGCAGAAGATCGCCATCACCCGCGCGCTACTCATCAACCCGCCGTTACTGTTGCTGGACGAGCCCACCACCGGTTTAGACCCCAAGAGCCGTCGTGATGTACAGACATTTCTGGAGGATTTACGCCGTGAAGAGGGAACTACCATTCTCCTCACCACCCACGACATGGCCGAGGCCGAGAGGCTTTCCGACCGCATCGGTTTCCTGGCCCATGGTCGTCTGGTGGCGGAAGGGAGCGCAGCGGATCTCAAAGCGCAAGCTGGAACCGATGATCTCGAAGAGGCTTTCATTGTCCTAACCGGCGAGGAGATCAAAAAGGACGAAGAAGAGAGCGTCTAATGTCATATCTTCGATGCGGATCATTGACGTAAGGCGTACGACGTATGACGTGACCGAAAGGAGCTTTATGCTTGAACGATACTGGCGGCCCATGTGGGCCTTCGTGTTCCGTGACTGGCACCTAACCCGGCGCTACATGAGCTGGGTGGTGGTGTTTGTCTTTTACGCTATCGTCAACTCGGCGACCATCGCCCTCATCGGCAAGTCGCAGGACGACTTTAGGCTAACCCTCACCCTCTTGCTGGGGGTGCTGTTGTGGTCGTTCTTGTCAGCCATGTACAACGAGATCGCCAACTCCATCAGCTACGAGCGCTGGGAGGGAACTTTGGAGTACACCTTCATGGCCCCGGTCTCGAGGCTCATTCACCTCACCGGGGTCTCGCTCTTCGCGATTATCTACAGCGTCCTCAGGACGGTGGTGATCTTAGTAGGGCTGGTGCTCTTCATCCAGGTCTCGGTTTCAGGGGCGAACCTGCTGGGGGTCTTGGTGGTTTTGCTCGTGGCGAGCCTGGCCTTCATGGGCTTGGGGCTGATGGCCGCGATCCTTCCGGTGATGAGCCCGGAGAACGGGGCGCAGGCCACCAATATCTTCCAGGGCGTGCTGCTCTTGGTCTCGGGCATCTACTACCCGGTGAACGTGCTGCCCGCCTGGGTGCAGCCCTTGGCCTACTTGAGCCCGGCCACCTATGCCCTGGAGGCTTCCCGCAAGCTCATGGGCATCAACAACCCCGAATCCACGCCGACCCACCTGGTGGGGGCTCCCATCTCCTCGGTGCTACCCGAGCTGGGCATCCTGCTCTTGATGGGCGTAATCCTGATCCCGGCAGGGCTCTTGGTGTTCCACCAGGCCGAGGTCTGGGCTAAGCGTACCGGGAAGCTGAAGAGAACCGGCTAGGGCTGGTTGGTTCAGACTGAGTGTCGAGGAAGGTTTTGCAGCCCTTCTAAAGGCTGCGTTAACCCTTTGCACAGCGTCGGGTCAGGCCCAGCTTAGCCAGGCCTAAGCTGACCTCAATACCTTTGCCTCGGAGGTGACAGCATGCATCTGAAAGCAAAGTTATTAGGGCTTGTTGCGGCTAGCGGCTTTCTCGCCGGGTGCGGATTGCTGCCCGGGGTTGGGGGGCAGCAGGTGTTGGGCTCGTTCGTAGACAGCCAAGACGGCACCTACAAGTGGGCTAACGTGAACACGAGCAAAGTGCGCTTGGCGCTAGTGGGGATCGGGCAAGGCGGGCTGCCCACCTACGATAACCAGCAGGAGATCAAGAACATAAACCAGTTCAAGACCTACGTCATGGAGCTTCCCACCAGCGCCAGCGAGGCAGCCTACCGGGTATACGCCTATTGTGACGCCAACAGCAACAGCCGCCTCGATTCCGGTGAGGACATTGCCGATAGCGGCAGCAAATACCTGCTCTACGCCAGCAGCGAGGGGAGCAAAACCTATCTCTTCGTCGGAACCATCAACGTCAAAAAGGGTTGGAACGGCTACGACAGCAGCAAAGCCCAAGACAGTACCAACCCCTACCAAGGGGAGAGCTACCCCAACTACAACTTGACCTTGCGGGCAAATTGCCAGTAAACCGCCAGAAGCCGCAGGAGGGCCCAGCTCGGGCCCTCCTGGCATTTATTTTGACCAAAGCGGGTAGGATAGTCCCTGGCACAGTTGTAGGAAGGCACGTATGGTCAAAACCGAAGGGCTTACCAAAGACTACAAGCGCTTCCGCGCGGTGGATCACCTGAGCTTCGAGGTACGACCCGGCGAGGTCTATGGCCTCTTGGGGCCGAACGGGGCAGGGAAGACCACCACCCTCCGCATGCTGGCGACGCTGCTTGTGCCTACCGGGGGAACCGCCACCGTGGCGGGCTTCGACATCCGAAGCCAGCCCCTGGAGGTACGGCGCAATCTGGGTATCGTCAACGGGGGGATGCAGGTCTACGAGCGGCTCACCGGGCGAGAGGTGCTCGAGTTCTTCGCCGGGTTCTACGGGATTGGTGGCAAGGTGTTCGAGGAGCGGCTGGATTGGGTGGTAGATTTGCTGCACATGGAGGACGCCATCGGGAAGCTAGTCAAGGAAATGAGTACCGGGATGCGCCAGAAGACCGTGATCGCTCGGGCCATCTTGCACCAACCGCCGGTTTTGCTGCTGGATGAGGCCACCGCCGGGCTGGACGTATTTGCTCGGCGGGCTCTGCTTGATTTTGTAAAGCAGTACCGCGACCTCGGCAAGACCCTGATCTATTCCACCCACGTAATGAGTGAGGCCGAAGAAGTATGCGACCGAGTGGGGTTCCTCTACGGTGGCAAGCTGGTCTATGAGGGGACTACCGCCGAGGCCCGGATGATCGGAGCAGGGAGCCTCGAGCGCGCCTTCGTCCACAAGGTGCAGGGGGTAGCGGCGTGAACGGGGCGCTTCGCATCTTTCGCAAGGAGATGCTCTCCACCCTGCGCGAGCGTCGGGTACTCTTCACCACCCTGATCCTACCCATTGTTCTGATGCCGGTGTTGATGTACGGCCCGCTCCTTTTCTTCGGCAACGCCGCCCGTCAGACCGCCGAGGCTACGCAAAAAGTAGGGGTGCAGAACCTTCCCGAAGCGGCTATCGCCGCCCTGCGCGCGGCCAAGCTCGAGCCGGTTCCCACCGACAGCCCGCTCAAGGATGTCCAGGAGAAAAAGTTTCAAGCCGCCGTGAGCTATCAAGGGAGTACCTTCACCGTTTACGGACGCTTGAGCGGAGCCACCCAGAGCAGCCTCGTGGTGGGCAAGATCCAAGAAGCCCTGCGGGGCTACAAGGATCGGCTCGTGGCTCAGGCCCTGCAAGAACGCGGGCTTTCGACCCAGATCCTCGAGCCGGTCAGCATCCGCACCCAAGACGCTTCCCGTCCCCAAGAGCGGGCGGCGGGGATCTTCGCTTTTTTGATCCCGTACTTTTTGGTAATCTTCATCCTCAACGGCGGACAGGCGGTGGCGATTGACGCTACAGCGGGCGAGAAGGAAAAAGGAACCCTCGAGGCCCTTCTGAGCGCCCCGGTCCCGGTGTTCCAGATCGTCTTGGGTAAAGCCTTAGCGGTGCTCACCGTAGCGCTCGCGGCGGCATTCGCTGGGGTCGCGGGGATCGTCTTGGGGGGCACGGTTATGCGTAGCCTGGTCCCCCAAGAGATACTGGGTGGTTCTCCTCTGGGTGGGGGGTTGAGCCTCGGACCTGCAGGTTATCTGGCTCTCTTGCTTACTGCGGTGCTGTTTGCGGCCATGATGGTCTCGGTACAGCTTTCGTTGGGGGTGTATGCCCGTACCTTTAAGGAAGCCCAGAGCTACATGGCTCCGCTATTGTTGGTATTCATCGTTCCGCTTTTGCTGTTGCAATTCTCAGACTTCTTGACCCAGCAAAGCTGGTACTACCTGGTCCCTGCCTTTAACGTGATGCTCCTGCTGGATGGGCTGGTGAAGGGTTCTGCTGAACAAGGGCAGGCCACCCTAACCTGGTTGAGCACGCTGATGTACGCGGCGCTGGCTCTAGGACTGGCGGTGCACAACTTCAGGCGAGAAGAGGTGGTGTTTAGAAATTAAACCTCAAATCGGATGCACTGGCGGTGGGCTTGTCATAGAGGAGGGCGGTGAAGTCGCAGCGATACCTAGGCCAAGGGCAGCAACGCGGGTTCTTCGTCCTGCTCGGCCAAGATCTTCGCCACATCGGGGTAGTTTTTGATGTTGTAAAAAGGATCCCGCTCGGCAGGGGTAAACCCGGCATCGGCAATGTGCCGCACGATCTGCTTGACGGTAGCATGGGTGCGGTTATGCCCGGCAGCTACTGATACTACGTTTTCCTCGAGCATGGTGCTGCCAAAATCATTCGCTCCGTAGAAGAGCGCGGCCTGGGCTACCTTGAATCCCATACTGGGCCAGGAGGCTTGCAGGTTGGGGATGTTGGTGAGGGCCAGCCGGGAGACCGCCAAGTTGCGCAGATACTCGGAAGCCGTAGCCCCGGGGGCTTTACCCTTAAGCCGGGTGTGCTCGGTTTGGAGGGTCCACATGGCGAACCCGGCAAAGCCGTGGCCATACTGCTCGAGCGCCCTGGCTTGCTGGTCGCGCAGCCCGATCAGGTGCTCGGCCCGCTGCTCGAAGCTCTCCCCGAAGCCGATCACCATCGTGGCGATGGTGTAAAGCCCCAGGCGCTGGGCAGCATCGAGGATGCGGAACCAGTCTTGGGTGCGGATTCTGGCCGGGGCGGCTTTGGCCCGCACCTCATCTACCAGGATCTCCCCCCCCGCTCCCGGCAGCCCGTCGAGCCCGGCCTCTTTGAGGTCGGCTAGGAGGTCCAGCGCGTCGCGCCCGGTGAGTTCCTCGAGCCCGTAGATTTCCTCCGGGCTGAAGGCGTCAATGCGTACCTCGGGATAGTGGGTCTTGAGGTAGCGCAGGAGATCCAAGTACCACTCGAAGGGGAGTCCTGGGTTGACCCCGCCCTGCATGAGGATACGCCGCCCTCCGATTTCCATCAGTTCCTCGACTTTGCGCCCGATCTCCTCGTAGCTGAGCGTGTAGGCATCAGCTTGGCGACGGGTGCGGTAGAAGGCGCAGAAGTTGCAGGCCACCGTGCAGATGTTGGTGTAGTTGATGTTGCGGTCAATTAGGAAGGTCACGATATCCGGGCGGGTCCGCCGCAACCGAATCTCGTGCGCTGCCGCGGCCAATTCGGGCAGAGGTAGAGAGTAGAGCGAGACGATCTCGGCCTGGTTGAGGGTTTCCCCGTTGACGGCACGCTCGAGCACATCCATGGCCCTATCGTACAACCTGACTTTGGGAAAAAGGTATCGGGTGAGGGATTGTCGGCGACCGTTATCCTGCCCTTCGCCGCCCCCCCAACCAGTAGCGCAGGATGTCGCGGTACATCCCCAGCCGGTAGCGAAACCCTTTCCAAAAGCCACGTTTTTTCTCCTTCATGACTTGGCTGGCTCCGGGTAGAGGGATATAGGCCCAGCGGGTGTTTGTCTTTCGTAGGTGATCGGTGATAAGGGGTTCAGGCCAGCGCTCGAGGGCTAGATGGGGTACCCCCCGAAGCCACTCGATCCGACAGGCCCGCTGCCCCGACAGATAGGGGGTGGCTCGGTTGCCGAAGTCGGTCAGGAAACCTCCTGAGCTAAAGACCCCGATGGTCATGTCCAGCTTGCCGGAGACTACCGGCTCGAGCAAACGGTGGAGGTGCTCGGGTTTCAACCCTACTAAATCGGCGTCTAGCAGCAGCACGAAAGGGGTTTGGACCGCTGCCAAGCCCGCCGCTAGGGCAGCCCCCTTGCCCCGGTTGAGCTCGAGCCGCACTACCTTAGCCCCGGCCTCACGCGCGACCTCGGAAGTCCGGTCTTTGGAGCCGTCATCGGCAACCACTACGGGGTATCCAGCCTGGCGGGCCACCCGTACCACCTCGGCCACGGTGGTTTCCTCGTTGTAAGCGGGGATGAGCACGGTGGCTTGGTTCATCGGTGACCTTTCGCAGCAAGGTGGGGGTGGGGTAGAAAAGCGGGAAACTTCATGGGTGTAGTTGGCCTAGGGGCATCCAACGTAGACCCCAGTCTACCCGGTGCGAATGCTCGAGATGTGTGGGGTAATTCTCGGCGTGGCGCAGAAGATGAGCTCGGGTTTTCTCAAGCCGCAAGGCTCACCCGCCCATCAGGCGGCGGATGTCGTTGAAAGTGAACAGCACGAACAAAAACAGCAAGAAGGCCAGTCCTAGGTAATTCACGTAGGCTTCCTGCTCGGGTCGAATCCGGCGGCCAAAGAGGCTTAAAAGCCCTCCCAGCAGCACGAAAAGGATGCGCCCACCGTCGAGGATGGGGATGGGCAGCAGGTTGAAGATGGCCAGCGAGAGGTTGAGCCCGGCGGCCAAGGTGAGGAGGCTACCCAGCCCCTGCCGAGCGGCTTCCCCGGTAGCGACTGCGATCCCCACCGGCCCCGCTACGTCCCCTGAGGGGTTGCCCGAGATGGCCCCGCCCACCCCACGCACTAGGCTGCTAAAAAACTGCGGGATAAGCCGCACGGTAAGTCTGGGAGCCTCGAGCAGCCCTTGCCAGAAGGGTAATTTGACAAATTCCTGGTAGGGGGCTAGCCCGATCCCGATGCGGTCTTGGGGGGTTCCCGTCCAAGTGAAGGGAACCTCGAGGATCTGTTTTCCTCGCTCGACCGTAAAGGTGTAGGCCCCCGGTTTCTGCCGCACCCGGGTGATGTCGCCCACACTGGTCAGGCGATGGCCGTTGATTGCGGTGATGACGTCGCCGGGGCGCAACCCGATCCGCTCGGCCAGGCTCCCCGGTGTAACTTGAGTGATGATGGCCCGGCTGTTGTCCACCTGCCCACGGGGTACGCCCTCGGTAGCGAAGACGGTGGCCAGCAAGACCCATGCCAGCAGGAGATTCATGACAACCCCACCCACCAACACCAACAACTTGCCGGGGATCGAGAGCCGGGCATAGCCGTGGGGGGGCACACCGGGCAGTTCTTGCATCCCGTCGATCTCGGCGTAGCCGCCCAGTGGGATCAGATTGAGCCGCCATTCGGTGTCGCGCCAGCGAAAGGCCAATAGCCGCGGGCCGAACCCCAGGGCGAAGGTCTTGACTCCTACCCCTTGAACCTTAGCCGCCCAGTAGTGGCCTAGTTCGTGGACGAAAATAGCGATTCCGATGATTAAGATGAACCAGAGTAAACTCATGGATGCTCCGAAAGCTGCTAAGCCCCCATCAATTCTAGGGCTAGTCGCCGGGCCTCGCGGTCCGCCTGTTCGATATTCTCCCAGGTTAGTGTACCCTCCGGGGTTTGATACAACACTTTCTCGAGGATCCGGGCGATATCACAGTAGCCGATTCGCCCCTTCAGAAAGGCCTCCACCGCAACTTCGTCGGCGGCGTTCAAGACCGCTGGGGCCAGGCCCCCCATCCGTCCGGCCTCGTAGGCCAGAGCCAGCGCGGGGAAGCGCATTAGGTCGGGCGGATAAAACTCGAGCCGCTCGGGGATCGGCAGATCGCAAAGCGGGGTGGGGAGCCGTTCGGGGTAGGTGAGTGCGTACTGGATCGGCAAGCGCATATCGGTGGGACCCAGTTGGGCCTTGAGGTTGCCATCCTGGAAGCGCACCAGCGAGTGTACGTAGGACTGCGGGTGGATCACCACCTTGACCTTCTCTAAGGGGAGCCGAAAGAACTCTTTGGCCTCGAGGACTTCTAGTCCCTTGTTGAAGAGGGTGGAGGAATCCACCGTCACCTTGGGTCCCATTCTCCAGCGTGGGTGGTTGAGGGCCATTTGGGGGGTGACCCCGCAGAGGTCAGCAGGTTCGTGTAGGAACGGACCCCCAGAGGCGGTCAGGATCAGCTCGGCCACGCCCCCGAAGGGCTCGCCCACTAGGGATTGAAAGAGGGCGGAGTGCTCTGAATCCACCGGGAGGATCTCCGCCCCACTGGCTTCGGCCTCGGCCCACAGCAACGGCCCTGCCGCCACCATGCTTTCCTTGTTGGCCAGGGCTAGCCTACGCCCGGCCCGTACCGCCGAGCGCACCCCAGATAACCCTGCTAGGCCCGGAACCGCCCCCACTACCACATCTGACGGGTGGGCGGCAACCTCTTCGATGGGGGCAAGCTTTAGGTCAGGGAAGCGCTGGCGAAGTTCGGGTTGGATGGAGGGGTCGGCGGCCACGACCTCGGGTCGGAACTCCAGGATCTGTTCGCAGAGGGCCTCGAGGTTTTTCCCGGCGGCGAGCCCCACTACCCGGTAGCCACGCCAGCGGCACACGTCCAGGGTTTGGGTTCCGATGGAGCCGGTAGAACCCAATACCACGATTCGCTTGGCTGAAGACTCCGGCATCGCAGTCAGTGTACGGTAGTTGGGTTAGATCGGGTAAAAGATCACCAGCAGGTAATAGGCCAACGGAACCGAGAACAGTACGCTATCCATGCGGTCTAAGAGCCCACCGTGGCCGGGCAGAAAGCTCCCCGAGTCCTTCACCCCGCAGTAGCGCTTGAGCATGGACTCGGTGAGGTCGCCGAGTTGGGCCGCCAGCGAGAGCAGCAGGCTGAAGACGAATAGCTCGAGGGGCTGCAGCAGCGCAAAAGCGCTCTCCGGGTAAAAATGCCGCACGATGGAGGTGTAGATGAGGAGTACCCCGAAACTGCTCGCGATGCCCCCGATGGAGCCTTCCACGGTCTTACCCGGGCTGATGGTGGGGGCTAGCTTGTTCCGCCCGAAAAACCTGCCGATAAAATAAGCCCCCACGTCGGTGGCGAAGGCGGCCAGCAGGGGAAGGGTCAGCGTCCAGATACCCAGGGTGTCGTCGTGGGGATGGTAGCGGAGCAGGAGAAAATACCCCAGCATCCAGGGCAGGTACAAGAAGGCCATCAGGCTATAGGCAAAGCGGGGGATATTGGCCCCGTTGAGCAGCTCGTAGCTAAAGGCGCCGATGAGCACCAAGCCCAAGGCAATCTCGCGCCAGGGTATGCCGGGGTATTGGCTGGAGAGCGGGGGATAGGAAAACACCAGCATGAGTAGCCCGCCCCAGCGTAAGAATGCCATATTAAGTTCGATGCCCCGTTTGGCAAGCATGTCCCGCAGCTCGGCGCTACCCAGCCACAGCAGGAAGACCAAGGCGGGAATCACTAACGGTAGCCCTACCCACATGATGAAGCCCAGGATAGCCACCCCCACCACCGAGGAGACCACCCGAGTAGTCAGGGACTCCTCGTGGGCTTCAGATTTGTTGCTTTGCGACGGTTCTTCAATGATGGGCTAACCTCCTTGACCCAACAGCATAACCGCAAAGCTGGGAGTGCGGGGGAAGTTCGAAATGTGGATTGATCCTCCTCGCCAACCACCATGGGCTGCCGATAGCTGTTCGCCGCGGTTTGCCCTATCCGCCCAAAATTTCATGCTCCTTTTTCTCTAGAGCAGAGTCCACTTTGCCGATGAATTCATCGGTGATCTTTTGAATCTCGGCCTCAGCCCGTTTGATGTCGTCTTCGGAAAGGTGTTGCTCCTTACCCAGCTTCTTGGCTTTATCCACCGCTTCCCGCCGGGCGTTGCGCACAGCTACCCGGGCTTCCTCGGCGTAGTGCTTGACTGCCTTCACCAACTCGCGACGGCGTTCTTCGGTGAGGGGGGGGATGCTGATAAAGAGGGAGTCCCCCTTGTTGTTGGGGTTGAGGCCTAGGTCTGAATCGCGGATTGCTTTTTCGATAGATTTAAGCGCACCTGCGTCCCAGGACTGAATGACCAGCGTGCGCGCATCCGGCGCGGTGATGGTGCCTAGCTGCTCAATCGGCATCAGCGAGCCGTAATAATCCACCCGGATGGACTTGAGGATAGCCGGGTTAGCCCGTCCAGTACGCAGGCCGGAAAGGTGGTGCTCGAGAGCATCCAGCGCTTTTTGCATGTGGTTACGGGTTTCGGTGTAGAGGTCTTTGAGCATGGTCGTACCTCCGAAAGCTTGGCGTATCGCCCATAGCTTATAGCTTGCCCAGTCGAGGGTCGAGCGCTGTGTCCCTTGACTCCACCGTTTACGCTCTTACCCGTGAATCAGCGTTCCCACTTGATCGCCTTGGATGATGCGTACCAGATTGCCTGGTTGGAAGATATCGAAGACCACGATTGGGAGCTTTTTGTCCATGCACAGGCTGATCGCGGTAGCGTCCATGACCTGTAGGCCCTGGTTGAGCACGTCCATATAGCTCAAGATATCGTAGCGCTGGGCCGAAGGGTTTTTCAGGGGATCATCCGAGTACACCCCATCTACCTTGTTTTTCGCCATCAGCACCACCTCGGCCCCCACCTCGAGCCCCCGCAGTGCCGCGGTGGTATCGGTGGTGAAGAAGGGGTTGCCGGTTCCCCCGCCAAAGATCACCACCCGCCCTTTCTCCAGGTGGCGCAAGGCACGGCGGCGGATGTAGGGCTCGGCTACCTGGCTGATGGTGAGGGCCGTCTGCACCCGGGTGGGCACGCCCAAGCTCTCCAGGGCATCCTGCAGGGCCAGCGAGTTCATGATGGTGGCGAGCATCCCGATGTAATCAGCGGTGGCCCGGTCCATCCCCACCCCTTGCTTGGCCCCCCGCCAGAGGTTTCCCGCCCCAACCACCACCGAAAGCTGGACCCCGGTGCCGTGGGCTTGGGCGATCTCCTCAGCCAAGGCCTTGGTGGGCCCGGGTTGGATGCCAAAGCCTGTACTGGTCAGAAACTCGCCGCTGAGTTTGAGGAGTACGCGTTTGTATCTCATATGCCTAGGGTGAGGGCTCGAGGGCTAAAAAAGAGGGCCAAGCGCTGGACGCTTGACCCTCGACCCTCGGCACTGCTACGCTCCTACCTCGAATCGGGCGAAGCGCCTTACCACGATGTTCTCGCCGATCTTGGCCACGGCGGCTTTGATCAGGTCGCCTACTTTCACCTTGTCGTCCTTGACGAAAGGTTGCTCGAGCAGCACGGTTTCCTCGTAGAACTTGCGCAACCGGCCCTCGGCGGCTTTCTCAGCGATGTTTTGCGGCTTGCCCTCGTTCAAGAGCTGCTGGATGTAGATAGCCCGCTCTTTCTCCAGTTCCTCCGCCGGGATCTCCTCCACGCTCACGTAGCGGGGGTTGGCCATGGCGATGTGCATGGCGATGTCCTTGGCGAGCTGCTGGAACTGCTCGTTACGGGCCACAAAGTCAGTCTCGGAGTTGAGTTCGACCATCACCCCCACCCGAGCGTTGTGGTGGATGTAGTAGCCGATGATCCCCTCGCGGGCCTCGCGGTCGGCTTTTTTGGCGGCCTTGAGCGCGCCCCGTTCCCGCAGCAGGGTAGTAGCCTTCTCGGCGTCCCAACCCGCGTCCTCAAGGGCTTTTTTCACATCCATCATCCCCGCGCCAGTGGCCTCGCGGAGTTTTTTGATTTGTTCGGTTTGCGTCATAGTTACCTCTAAGCGTTAGCTTCCTCGGCTTGGCTTTCCTCGAGCTCGGTGGGGGCCGTGGCCCGGATAGGGGTAGCGGCTCCGCCCCGGGTCTCTACGATGAGGTCGGTGAGCCGGGTCACGATGAGCTGGATCGAGCGAATGGCATCGTCGTTGCCGGGGATGATGTAGTCACACAAATCCGGGTCGGAATCAGTATCGGCCAAGGCTACTACCGGGATGCCTAACTTGCGGGCTTCCTTGACGGCGATGGCTTCCTTGGTCGGGTCGATCACGAAGAGGGCATCGGGCAGGCGTTTGAGCTTGCGGAAACCGCCCAGGTTCTTTTGCAGTCGGTCCATCTCGTGCTTGAGCCGCACCTGTTCGGTCTTGACCCGCTCGTTGATCTCTTCCGAGGCGAAGAGGTTCTCGAGTTCTTGCAGGCGGTTCACCTGCGCGGTAATGGTGCGGAAGTTGGTAAGCATCCCGCCCAGCCAGCGCTGGTTGACGTAGGGCATCCCGGCCCGGTCGGCCTCTTGCTGCACGATCTCTTGGGCTTGCTTCTTGGTACCTACGTAGAGGATGGTGCCGCCGCGCATGGCCAGGTCTTGCACGTACTTGAAGGTACGCTCGATC
This window harbors:
- a CDS encoding phosphatidate cytidylyltransferase, encoding MVSSVVGVAILGFIMWVGLPLVIPALVFLLWLGSAELRDMLAKRGIELNMAFLRWGGLLMLVFSYPPLSSQYPGIPWREIALGLVLIGAFSYELLNGANIPRFAYSLMAFLYLPWMLGYFLLLRYHPHDDTLGIWTLTLPLLAAFATDVGAYFIGRFFGRNKLAPTISPGKTVEGSIGGIASSFGVLLIYTSIVRHFYPESAFALLQPLELFVFSLLLSLAAQLGDLTESMLKRYCGVKDSGSFLPGHGGLLDRMDSVLFSVPLAYYLLVIFYPI
- the frr gene encoding ribosome recycling factor, with amino-acid sequence MLKDLYTETRNHMQKALDALEHHLSGLRTGRANPAILKSIRVDYYGSLMPIEQLGTITAPDARTLVIQSWDAGALKSIEKAIRDSDLGLNPNNKGDSLFISIPPLTEERRRELVKAVKHYAEEARVAVRNARREAVDKAKKLGKEQHLSEDDIKRAEAEIQKITDEFIGKVDSALEKKEHEILGG
- the pyrH gene encoding UMP kinase, whose amino-acid sequence is MRYKRVLLKLSGEFLTSTGFGIQPGPTKALAEEIAQAHGTGVQLSVVVGAGNLWRGAKQGVGMDRATADYIGMLATIMNSLALQDALESLGVPTRVQTALTISQVAEPYIRRRALRHLEKGRVVIFGGGTGNPFFTTDTTAALRGLEVGAEVVLMAKNKVDGVYSDDPLKNPSAQRYDILSYMDVLNQGLQVMDATAISLCMDKKLPIVVFDIFQPGNLVRIIQGDQVGTLIHG
- the tsf gene encoding translation elongation factor Ts is translated as MTQTEQIKKLREATGAGMMDVKKALEDAGWDAEKATTLLRERGALKAAKKADREAREGIIGYYIHHNARVGVMVELNSETDFVARNEQFQQLAKDIAMHIAMANPRYVSVEEIPAEELEKERAIYIQQLLNEGKPQNIAEKAAEGRLRKFYEETVLLEQPFVKDDKVKVGDLIKAAVAKIGENIVVRRFARFEVGA
- the rpsB gene encoding 30S ribosomal protein S2 yields the protein MAFNINIKELLEAGVHFGHETKRWNPKMKRYIYAERNGIFIIDLQKTMVEIERTFKYVQDLAMRGGTILYVGTKKQAQEIVQQEADRAGMPYVNQRWLGGMLTNFRTITAQVNRLQELENLFASEEINERVKTEQVRLKHEMDRLQKNLGGFRKLKRLPDALFVIDPTKEAIAVKEARKLGIPVVALADTDSDPDLCDYIIPGNDDAIRSIQLIVTRLTDLIVETRGGAATPIRATAPTELEESQAEEANA